The Lysinibacillus pakistanensis genome includes a window with the following:
- the dnaN gene encoding DNA polymerase III subunit beta, which yields MKFDILRDRLLEGLNDVMKAVSSKTTIPILTGIKIDVTEEGVRLTGSDADITIQTFIPVEEDGQQIIHITETGSIVVQARMFNEIVRKLPTNEVEINVTPGFQTHIRSGKSEFHLIGSDATEYPLLPELTEDQKFTIPADLLKSIIRETVFAVATSESRPVLTGVNWQIKNEALICVATDSHRLARRKVQLENLPEVEHSVVIPGKSLNELNKVLEDSTNLVQIVITSQQVLFKTGEVLFFSRLLEGNYPDTTRLIPEEYQTNVTINGKSLLQAIDRASLVARGDRNNVVRFEILDNQAVEVSSNSPEIGKVQEEIPVELLEGENLKISFSAKYMMEALKAIDGQDVVIQFTGAMRPFILRSVHDDAILQLILPVRTY from the coding sequence ATGAAATTTGATATTTTACGTGACCGTTTATTAGAAGGTTTAAATGATGTCATGAAAGCTGTAAGCTCCAAAACAACGATACCTATTTTAACGGGGATAAAAATTGATGTTACTGAGGAAGGAGTCCGCTTAACTGGTAGTGATGCTGATATTACGATTCAAACGTTCATTCCAGTGGAAGAAGATGGACAACAAATTATTCATATTACAGAGACAGGATCAATTGTTGTTCAAGCCCGTATGTTTAATGAAATCGTTCGTAAATTGCCAACAAATGAGGTTGAAATCAACGTAACACCTGGTTTCCAAACGCATATTCGTTCTGGAAAATCAGAATTCCATTTAATTGGATCAGATGCTACAGAATATCCATTACTACCTGAATTAACGGAAGATCAAAAATTTACTATTCCAGCTGACCTATTAAAGTCTATTATTCGTGAAACAGTATTCGCTGTTGCTACTTCAGAAAGCAGACCTGTGTTGACAGGTGTAAACTGGCAAATAAAAAATGAAGCATTAATCTGTGTTGCAACAGATAGTCACCGATTGGCAAGACGAAAAGTTCAGCTAGAAAACTTACCTGAAGTTGAACATAGTGTCGTTATTCCAGGGAAAAGCCTAAATGAGTTAAATAAAGTATTAGAAGACTCAACTAACCTTGTTCAAATTGTTATTACGAGCCAACAGGTGTTATTTAAAACTGGAGAAGTATTGTTCTTCTCTCGTTTACTAGAAGGGAACTACCCAGATACAACACGTTTAATTCCAGAAGAGTATCAAACAAATGTAACGATTAATGGAAAATCATTATTACAAGCAATCGATCGTGCTTCGCTCGTTGCTCGAGGTGATCGTAATAATGTTGTGCGTTTTGAAATTCTAGACAACCAAGCTGTTGAAGTTTCTTCTAATTCTCCAGAAATCGGTAAAGTACAAGAGGAGATTCCAGTAGAATTACTTGAAGGGGAGAACTTAAAAATTTCCTTTAGTGCGAAATATATGATGGAGGCATTAAAAGCCATCGATGGTCAAGATGTCGTCATCCAATTTACAGGAGCAATGAGACCATTTATTTTACGTTCTGTTCATGATGATGCAATACTACAGTTAATTTTACCTGTACGTACGTATTAA
- the yaaA gene encoding S4 domain-containing protein YaaA, whose amino-acid sequence MKDIEIDVEFVTLGQLLKMTDAISSGGMAKWFLQENDVYVNGEVDDRRGRKLRDGDIVNIPGCGRFRIIGSTGQ is encoded by the coding sequence ATGAAGGACATAGAAATTGATGTGGAGTTTGTCACGTTAGGGCAACTTTTAAAAATGACTGATGCGATTAGCTCAGGTGGTATGGCGAAATGGTTTTTACAAGAAAATGATGTATATGTAAATGGAGAAGTGGATGATCGCCGCGGTCGTAAATTACGTGACGGAGACATTGTTAATATTCCTGGATGTGGTCGATTTCGTATCATTGGATCCACTGGACAGTAA
- the recF gene encoding DNA replication/repair protein RecF (All proteins in this family for which functions are known are DNA-binding proteins that assist the filamentation of RecA onto DNA for the initiation of recombination or recombinational repair.): MHIEQLKLTNYRNYDALALKFSPKINVFIGENAQGKTNVMESIYVLAMAKSHRTTNDKELIRWDSDYGKIEGAVQKRHGILPIELTITKKGKKGKINHIEQSRLSHYIGQMNVVMFAPEDLNVVKGSPQIRRRFIDMEIGQISPVYLHDLLTFQKILKQRNHYLKMNQGKTMTDTVMYEVYNEQYIHAATQIIRKRFQFMDLLQEWAEPIHGGISQEKEKLLINYRTVAGIEKHHTSSEIENFLHKKLVEAKEREFDRGVTLVGPHRDDLQFLVNGYDVQTYGSQGQQRTTALSLKLAEIELIKQETNETPILLLDDVLSELDDYRQSHLLNTIQGEVQTFVTTTSVDGIHHETMEHAQLFHVKQGAIEES; the protein is encoded by the coding sequence ATGCATATAGAGCAGTTAAAACTAACAAATTACCGTAACTATGATGCCTTAGCTTTAAAATTCTCTCCAAAAATTAATGTTTTCATTGGTGAAAATGCGCAAGGAAAAACAAATGTAATGGAATCTATCTACGTATTGGCGATGGCTAAATCCCACCGAACGACGAACGATAAAGAATTGATACGTTGGGATTCAGACTATGGTAAAATAGAAGGGGCCGTTCAAAAAAGGCATGGCATTTTACCAATAGAGCTTACGATTACAAAAAAAGGTAAGAAGGGTAAGATTAATCATATAGAGCAAAGTCGCCTTAGTCATTATATTGGTCAAATGAATGTCGTGATGTTTGCTCCCGAGGATTTGAATGTTGTAAAAGGGAGTCCGCAAATACGACGACGTTTTATTGATATGGAGATTGGGCAAATTTCGCCTGTTTATTTACATGATTTATTAACCTTTCAAAAAATTTTAAAACAACGTAACCACTATTTAAAAATGAATCAAGGAAAAACAATGACAGATACCGTGATGTATGAGGTCTATAATGAACAATATATTCACGCTGCTACCCAAATTATTCGAAAAAGATTTCAATTTATGGATTTATTGCAAGAGTGGGCAGAACCAATTCACGGAGGTATTTCACAAGAGAAGGAAAAATTGCTTATCAACTATCGCACTGTAGCTGGTATAGAAAAGCATCATACTTCCAGTGAAATTGAAAACTTCTTGCATAAAAAGCTGGTTGAAGCTAAGGAACGAGAATTTGATCGAGGAGTAACATTAGTGGGGCCACATCGAGATGATTTGCAGTTTTTAGTAAACGGCTATGATGTACAGACTTATGGTTCGCAAGGGCAACAACGTACTACCGCTCTTTCATTAAAACTTGCTGAAATCGAATTAATTAAACAAGAAACAAATGAAACACCCATACTACTTTTAGATGATGTATTGTCGGAACTCGACGATTATCGCCAATCGCATTTATTAAATACCATTCAGGGTGAGGTTCAAACCTTTGTAACGACTACAAGCGTTGATGGAATTCATCATGAGACAATGGAGCATGCACAGCTGTTCCACGTGAAACAAGGAGCGATTGAAGAAAGTTAA
- the gyrB gene encoding DNA topoisomerase (ATP-hydrolyzing) subunit B, translating into MKAVAIENEGLQNQAYEADQIQVLEGLEAVRKRPGMYIGSTSSKGLHHLVWEIVDNSIDEALAGFCTDIKVTIEKDNWIRVEDNGRGIPVSIQEKMGKPAVEVIMTVLHAGGKFGGGGYKVSGGLHGVGASVVNALSVETIVQVHREGHIHEIKFERGQTVQQLTIIGDTDHNGTTTRFKADPEIFKETTVYEYDILAHRIRELAYLNRGIKITIADEREGEERSTTYHYEGGIRSYVEHLNQSKEPIHDPIDVLGEKDGISVEIAMQYNAGFSSNIFSFANNINTYEGGTHESGFKTALTRVINDYARKSSLLKESDANLTGEDVREGLTAIVSVKHPDPQFEGQTKTKLGNSEVSQITNSLFSDGFERFMLENPTVARKIIEKGLMAARARVAAKKAREFTRRKNALEVSSLPGKLADCSSTNPAECEIYIVEGDSAGGSAKSGRDRHFQAILPLRGKILNVEKARLDKILSNAEIRAMITAFGTGIGEEFNLEKTRYHKIIIMTDADVDGAHIRTLLLTFFFRFLRPLIEAGYIYIAQPPLYQVKQGKHVEYCYDDETLKAILERLPKMPKPSVQRYKGLGEMNAEQLWETTMDPEHRTLLQVELDDAIKANQAFERLMGDEVEPRRQFIEENAVYANLDI; encoded by the coding sequence ATGAAAGCCGTGGCTATAGAGAACGAAGGTTTACAAAATCAAGCTTATGAGGCCGATCAGATACAGGTATTAGAAGGTTTAGAAGCCGTACGTAAAAGACCAGGTATGTATATCGGTTCAACAAGTTCTAAAGGGCTTCACCACTTAGTATGGGAAATTGTTGATAATAGTATTGACGAGGCACTAGCAGGATTTTGTACAGATATAAAAGTAACGATAGAAAAAGACAATTGGATTCGAGTAGAAGATAATGGTCGTGGTATTCCAGTAAGTATTCAAGAAAAAATGGGTAAGCCTGCTGTAGAGGTTATTATGACAGTACTGCATGCGGGTGGTAAGTTCGGTGGTGGTGGCTACAAAGTATCTGGTGGACTTCATGGTGTTGGGGCATCTGTTGTGAATGCATTATCAGTTGAAACGATTGTTCAAGTACATCGTGAAGGTCATATTCATGAGATTAAATTTGAGCGCGGTCAAACTGTACAACAGCTAACAATTATTGGAGATACAGACCATAATGGCACAACTACACGTTTTAAAGCCGACCCTGAAATATTTAAAGAAACCACTGTCTATGAATATGACATTTTAGCACATCGTATTCGTGAATTAGCTTATTTAAATCGTGGGATAAAGATTACGATTGCTGATGAGCGTGAAGGTGAGGAGCGTTCTACTACATATCACTATGAAGGTGGTATTCGTTCTTATGTAGAGCATTTAAATCAATCGAAAGAGCCTATCCATGATCCAATTGATGTTCTTGGAGAAAAGGATGGTATTTCAGTTGAAATTGCTATGCAGTATAATGCTGGATTCTCCTCTAATATTTTTTCATTTGCTAATAATATTAATACGTATGAAGGCGGTACACATGAATCTGGTTTTAAAACAGCCCTTACACGTGTTATTAATGATTACGCCCGCAAAAGCAGTCTGTTAAAAGAATCAGATGCTAATCTTACTGGTGAGGATGTTCGTGAGGGGTTAACAGCAATTGTATCTGTTAAGCACCCTGATCCACAGTTTGAAGGGCAAACTAAAACTAAACTTGGTAACTCTGAGGTAAGCCAAATTACCAATTCTCTATTCTCAGATGGTTTTGAACGTTTTATGTTAGAGAATCCAACAGTTGCTCGTAAAATTATTGAAAAAGGTTTAATGGCTGCTCGTGCTCGTGTAGCTGCAAAGAAAGCACGTGAATTTACACGCCGTAAAAATGCTCTTGAAGTATCTAGCTTACCTGGTAAATTAGCAGATTGCTCTTCGACAAATCCGGCAGAATGTGAAATTTATATCGTTGAGGGTGATTCCGCTGGTGGTTCTGCTAAATCTGGACGTGACCGTCATTTTCAAGCAATCCTACCGTTACGTGGTAAAATCTTGAATGTTGAAAAAGCAAGATTAGATAAAATTTTATCGAATGCTGAAATACGTGCAATGATTACAGCATTTGGTACAGGTATTGGTGAAGAATTTAATTTAGAAAAGACTCGTTACCATAAAATTATCATTATGACAGATGCCGATGTTGATGGTGCACATATTCGTACATTATTGCTAACATTCTTCTTCCGTTTCCTTCGTCCTTTGATAGAGGCAGGCTATATTTATATTGCCCAGCCACCACTTTATCAAGTAAAGCAAGGCAAACATGTTGAGTATTGCTATGATGATGAAACATTAAAGGCTATTCTTGAGCGACTACCAAAAATGCCAAAGCCAAGTGTACAGCGTTATAAAGGTTTAGGTGAAATGAATGCAGAACAGCTTTGGGAAACGACAATGGATCCTGAGCATCGTACATTATTACAAGTAGAATTAGATGATGCTATTAAAGCAAACCAAGCATTTGAGCGCTTAATGGGCGATGAAGTTGAACCTCGTCGTCAATTTATTGAAGAAAATGCTGTATACGCTAATTTAGATATTTAA
- the gyrA gene encoding DNA gyrase subunit A: MSEQERSGVKGVNITEEIETSFLDYAMSVIVSRALPDVRDGLKPVHRRILYGMQELGNTADKAYKKSARIVGDVMGKYHPHGDSSIYDAMVRMAQDFSYRYMLVDGHGNFGSVDGDGAAAMRYTESRMSRIAMEMLRDINKDTIDYTDNYDGSEKEPIVLPSRYPNLLVNGAAGIAVGMATNIPPHQLGETIDAVIALSENPAITTEELMEIIPGPDFPTGGLILGRSGIRRAYETGRGSIIIRAKVEIEQKSNGKETILIHELPYQVNKAKLIEKIAELVRDKKVEGITNLRDESDRRGMRVVIEIRKDSNANVVLNNLYKQTAMQSSFGINMLSLVNGQPKVMGLKEMLHHYLEHQKVIIRRRTEFDLRKAEDRAHILEGLRIALDHIDEIIAIIRGSRSGEEAKPQLMERFNLSERQAQAILDMRLVRLSGLEREKIEAEYQELQVLIAELKAILADEAKIVDIIRTEILELKERFNDKRRTEITSGGIEMIEDEDLIPVENSVVTLTHNGYIKRLAANTYRSQKRGGRGVQGMGTNEDDFVEHLMNTSTHDTILFFTSKGKVFRAKGYEIPEFGRTAKGLPIVNLLNIEKGEKVTAMIRVGSFDDEEAYFIFTTKTGITKRTPISQFANIRTNGLIAISLREDDDLISVRLTDGDKQVIIGTRDGMLVRFQEDDIRSMGRTAGGVRGIKLRDGDEVVGMEIIEPGQEILVVTEKGYGKRTSEEEYRLQSRGGVGLKTMQITDKNGPMVAVKTVDGSEDLMLITINGMLIRMDVNDISLIGRSTQGVRLIRLGDDELVATVAKVEKEDEPIEENDEVEE; the protein is encoded by the coding sequence TTGTCAGAACAAGAACGCTCCGGTGTTAAAGGAGTTAATATCACAGAAGAAATTGAAACATCCTTTCTTGATTATGCAATGAGTGTAATTGTTTCACGTGCATTACCTGATGTGCGTGATGGATTAAAACCTGTACACCGCCGTATTTTATATGGTATGCAGGAGCTTGGGAATACAGCAGATAAAGCATACAAAAAATCCGCACGTATCGTTGGGGATGTAATGGGTAAATACCACCCACATGGTGACTCTTCTATCTATGATGCGATGGTTCGTATGGCGCAAGATTTCAGCTATCGTTACATGTTAGTTGATGGTCATGGTAACTTTGGATCTGTGGATGGTGATGGAGCAGCTGCAATGCGTTATACGGAGTCACGTATGTCTCGTATTGCTATGGAAATGCTTCGCGATATTAATAAAGATACAATTGACTATACAGATAACTATGATGGTTCAGAGAAAGAGCCTATTGTGCTACCAAGTCGTTATCCTAACTTATTAGTAAATGGAGCGGCAGGGATTGCTGTTGGTATGGCCACGAATATTCCACCACATCAGCTTGGGGAAACGATAGATGCGGTAATAGCACTTTCTGAAAATCCTGCCATTACGACTGAAGAATTAATGGAAATCATCCCTGGACCTGATTTTCCAACGGGTGGATTAATTTTAGGTCGAAGCGGTATTCGTCGTGCATACGAAACAGGTCGTGGCTCAATTATTATTCGTGCGAAAGTAGAGATTGAACAAAAATCGAATGGTAAGGAAACAATTCTTATTCATGAGTTACCGTACCAAGTAAATAAAGCTAAGCTTATTGAAAAAATAGCAGAGCTTGTACGCGATAAAAAAGTTGAAGGTATTACAAATCTACGTGATGAATCTGATCGTCGTGGTATGCGAGTAGTCATAGAAATACGTAAAGATTCGAATGCCAATGTAGTATTAAATAATTTATATAAACAAACAGCAATGCAATCGAGCTTCGGTATTAATATGCTGTCTTTAGTAAATGGTCAGCCAAAAGTGATGGGCCTTAAAGAGATGTTGCATCATTATTTAGAGCACCAAAAGGTTATTATTCGTCGTCGTACAGAATTTGACTTAAGGAAAGCTGAAGATCGTGCGCATATCTTAGAGGGTTTGCGTATTGCGCTTGATCATATCGACGAAATTATTGCTATTATTCGTGGTTCTCGTAGTGGTGAAGAAGCGAAACCACAATTAATGGAGCGTTTTAATTTATCGGAACGTCAAGCACAAGCAATTTTAGATATGCGTTTAGTCCGTTTAAGTGGATTAGAGCGTGAAAAAATTGAAGCTGAATATCAAGAGCTTCAAGTACTAATTGCTGAGTTGAAGGCAATTCTTGCAGATGAAGCGAAAATTGTCGATATTATTCGTACAGAAATCTTAGAATTGAAAGAACGCTTTAATGATAAACGCCGAACTGAAATTACTTCTGGCGGTATAGAAATGATTGAGGACGAAGATTTAATTCCAGTTGAAAATTCGGTCGTAACCTTAACGCATAATGGATATATTAAACGTCTAGCTGCAAACACATATCGCAGTCAAAAACGTGGTGGTCGTGGTGTGCAAGGTATGGGTACAAATGAAGACGATTTTGTAGAGCACCTTATGAACACATCCACACATGATACAATTTTATTTTTCACTTCAAAAGGAAAAGTATTTAGAGCAAAAGGTTATGAGATTCCAGAATTCGGTCGTACAGCGAAGGGATTACCAATTGTTAACTTACTTAATATTGAAAAAGGTGAAAAAGTAACAGCAATGATCCGTGTAGGTTCATTTGATGATGAAGAGGCATACTTCATCTTTACTACTAAGACAGGGATTACAAAGCGTACACCAATATCTCAATTTGCTAATATCCGCACCAATGGTTTAATAGCTATTAGTTTACGAGAAGATGATGATCTCATTTCAGTTCGTTTAACAGATGGCGACAAGCAAGTTATAATTGGTACTCGTGATGGGATGCTTGTTCGTTTCCAAGAAGATGATATTCGTTCAATGGGACGTACTGCAGGCGGTGTGCGTGGTATCAAACTACGTGATGGTGATGAAGTAGTTGGTATGGAAATTATAGAGCCAGGTCAGGAAATCCTAGTTGTTACGGAAAAAGGATACGGTAAACGTACTTCTGAAGAAGAATATCGTTTGCAAAGCCGTGGTGGTGTAGGGTTGAAAACCATGCAAATCACTGATAAAAACGGTCCAATGGTAGCTGTAAAAACTGTTGATGGATCTGAGGATTTAATGCTTATTACCATTAATGGCATGTTGATTCGTATGGATGTCAATGATATTTCATTAATTGGTCGTAGTACACAGGGAGTTCGTTTAATTCGTTTAGGGGATGACGAGCTTGTTGCAACTGTAGCAAAAGTTGAAAAAGAAGATGAGCCTATTGAAGAAAATGATGAAGTAGAAGAATAA
- a CDS encoding HD-GYP domain-containing protein, whose product METIHVPISELRVGKVISEDIFANTQYPIIFKNTIISHEHLQVFFAFNISRVSVYKDGTDHQSEVNDTELVAPPEAVPTFKRVYDNSVEQFKKEFKNWEAGAKVDIAKARSIILPLVEMVLEDRTIIFDLNEYSNPKDYLYHHCVATALISAVIAQKLGYDRGTTIQVAIGGLLADCGMAKIHPRIRDKKTTLTEQEFDEIYKHPTYSYNMVKDLTILKDTMKEAIFQHHERLNGSGYPKAEKIANISMFAQIIAVADVFHAMTCERVYRAKQSSFKVIEMINESEFGKFDIKVVRALIDIVADLPIGTIVELSNLERGEVMFVNKFAPTRPLIKLCLSGEIFDLGKNRTFYISRIITNL is encoded by the coding sequence ATGGAAACTATACATGTCCCAATATCGGAGTTGCGTGTAGGTAAAGTAATTTCAGAGGATATTTTTGCAAACACACAATATCCTATAATATTTAAAAACACAATCATTTCCCATGAGCATTTACAAGTTTTTTTTGCTTTTAATATTTCAAGAGTTTCTGTTTACAAGGATGGCACGGACCATCAATCAGAGGTCAATGATACCGAATTAGTTGCACCACCTGAGGCTGTTCCAACTTTTAAGAGGGTCTATGATAATTCTGTTGAACAATTTAAAAAGGAATTTAAAAATTGGGAAGCTGGTGCAAAAGTTGATATTGCCAAAGCACGTTCAATTATTTTACCGTTAGTGGAAATGGTGTTAGAGGATCGAACAATCATTTTTGATTTAAATGAGTATTCAAACCCTAAAGATTATTTATATCATCATTGTGTTGCAACGGCATTGATTTCAGCAGTGATAGCACAAAAATTAGGCTATGATAGAGGAACAACCATTCAAGTTGCAATTGGGGGACTGTTAGCTGATTGTGGAATGGCAAAAATTCACCCTCGGATTCGGGATAAGAAAACAACCTTAACAGAGCAGGAATTTGACGAAATTTATAAGCATCCGACGTATAGTTATAATATGGTCAAGGATTTAACAATCTTAAAAGATACAATGAAGGAAGCCATTTTTCAACACCATGAACGCTTAAACGGAAGCGGTTACCCAAAGGCTGAGAAAATCGCAAATATTTCGATGTTTGCTCAAATTATAGCGGTTGCAGATGTATTTCATGCAATGACTTGCGAACGTGTATATAGAGCTAAACAATCATCCTTTAAAGTAATCGAAATGATTAATGAATCCGAATTTGGAAAATTTGATATCAAAGTAGTTCGAGCACTTATTGATATTGTTGCTGACCTACCAATAGGAACAATCGTAGAATTGTCTAATTTGGAACGCGGAGAAGTAATGTTTGTAAATAAATTTGCACCAACACGACCACTTATCAAACTATGCCTTTCAGGTGAGATTTTTGATTTAGGGAAAAATCGTACATTCTATATTTCACGTATTATTACAAATTTATAA
- a CDS encoding transposase produces MIANAETREQTNILPHQKRNRAEDEIVVMDINPSFKVAVRQVLGQPVIVIDQSHFAQSIYMLSSFGLTC; encoded by the coding sequence ATAATTGCGAATGCGGAGACGCGCGAGCAGACTAATATTTTACCGCATCAAAAAAGAAACAGAGCAGAGGATGAAATAGTGGTTATGGATATAAATCCAAGTTTTAAAGTAGCTGTTCGCCAAGTACTGGGTCAACCTGTTATTGTGATAGACCAATCTCATTTTGCACAGTCTATCTACATGTTGAGTTCATTTGGGCTAACATGCTGA
- a CDS encoding helix-turn-helix domain-containing protein — MSRYVCNCRKRFSENSPFVDKYQRYSKEWNHVVSIRAIKAKTFKEANEVLGTSTTTVIRRFKKVVKRQLVEGVCLSKATAIDEYKGHTDGGT; from the coding sequence ATTTCTCGTTATGTTTGTAATTGTAGAAAGCGTTTCTCTGAAAATTCTCCCTTCGTAGATAAATATCAACGCTACTCAAAAGAATGGAATCACGTGGTGAGTATACGTGCTATTAAAGCCAAAACATTTAAGGAAGCTAACGAAGTACTAGGTACATCAACCACGACAGTCATTCGTCGTTTTAAAAAGGTTGTGAAAAGACAATTAGTAGAGGGTGTATGTTTATCAAAAGCGACCGCGATTGATGAGTATAAAGGCCATACAGATGGAGGTACGTAG
- a CDS encoding patatin-like phospholipase family protein, protein MWIDGVFSGGGLKGFALVGAYQVLEAESFRFKRVAGTSAGAILAAFIAAGYSGKEIQTMLEELDVPSLLDPRKTVFPFPFMKWVNVYNHLGLYKGKALEKWFFHRLAAKGVYTFGDLPRDSLKLVASDLTNGRMIVLPDDLQKYDIDANNFSVACALRMSCGIPFFFEPVTLKTGKGESIIVDGGVLSNFPLWVFDDKEGRKVRPILGLKLSRRREEQCPHEIKNGLNLFEALFSTMKDAHDERYISRRHERDIIFIPVEDYSATQFDLDEESKETLLEIGRNRTIQFLRTWPRFRI, encoded by the coding sequence TTGTGGATTGATGGTGTTTTTTCTGGTGGTGGTTTGAAGGGATTCGCACTAGTTGGAGCGTATCAGGTGTTAGAAGCCGAAAGCTTTCGCTTTAAGCGGGTAGCTGGAACAAGTGCTGGGGCTATTCTAGCTGCTTTTATTGCTGCAGGTTATAGCGGAAAAGAAATTCAAACTATGTTAGAAGAATTGGATGTACCTTCATTATTAGATCCAAGGAAAACCGTTTTTCCATTTCCGTTTATGAAATGGGTTAATGTATATAACCATCTAGGCTTATATAAAGGAAAAGCACTAGAAAAATGGTTTTTTCATAGATTAGCTGCAAAAGGTGTTTATACGTTTGGGGATTTACCAAGAGATTCTTTAAAATTAGTGGCTTCAGATTTAACAAACGGAAGAATGATTGTTTTGCCAGATGATTTACAAAAATATGATATAGATGCAAATAACTTTTCGGTTGCATGTGCATTACGAATGAGCTGTGGCATTCCCTTTTTCTTTGAACCTGTTACTTTAAAAACAGGAAAGGGAGAATCCATAATTGTAGATGGCGGTGTTTTAAGTAATTTTCCGTTATGGGTATTTGACGATAAAGAGGGACGTAAAGTAAGACCAATTCTAGGACTTAAATTGAGTAGACGTAGAGAAGAACAATGTCCACATGAAATAAAAAATGGGTTAAATTTATTTGAAGCATTATTCTCGACTATGAAGGATGCTCATGATGAGAGATATATTTCTAGAAGACATGAAAGAGATATTATTTTTATTCCTGTCGAGGATTATAGTGCAACACAATTTGATTTAGATGAAGAATCTAAGGAAACTCTTTTAGAAATTGGAAGGAATCGTACAATACAATTTTTAAGAACGTGGCCAAGGTTCAGAATATAA